The nucleotide sequence GTGGCATCAAGACTCCCTTTATTGTCAGATGGCCCAATCAAGTTAAGCCAGGAAGAACGGCAGCGATGATTAGTTCGATTGATATAGCTCCTACCTTTTGTGAACTGGCAGGAGCTGCTTTACCCAAAGCTTTTCAGGGGATTTCTTTTGCTTCAGTTTTGGAAGATGCTGATCATAAAGGGCGTGATTATATTGTGGGCGAACATAATTGGCATGATTACCAAGCTTATGAGCGTGCATTGAGGACGGATAAGTTCTTATATATCAGAAATGAATTCCCTTATCTGAATGCTTCCCCTCCGGCAGATGCGGTGTCCAGCATAAGTTATCAGGAAATGATTCGCTTGCATAATGAGGCAGAGCTGGAAAAGATCCAAATGGATTGCTTTGTCCTTTCCCGGCCAAAAGAGGAATTATATGATGTGCTTTCCGATCCCTTTCAGCTTAATAACTTGGCTATGGATGATACTTATGCTAAGGTGTTGGCAGAGATGCGTTCCAAGTTGGATACATGGAAAAAGGAATTTGAAGATGAACTCCCTAAGGATTATACGCCTGATGGATTTAACCGCTGGACAGGAAAACGAATTAGATGATATATATATCCTTAATTCTACCAGTAAAGATTAAAAGCGAATCAAAAGGATCCCTTCGATTAAAATAGCAACTGCTATGTTTCATGCAAGTCTTTTGAAAATACTTCTAGAAGAAAAATAGGTATGCGAAAGCTTGTGGTATTTATCTGAGGATGGCGAACTGCAGGAAAGAGAAAGAAAAGTAACTGTTAAAAATAAGTAGGCGCTTTTCATATTAGTTGTTATCTGATTCGGTAATTTGATAAATGCCATATTGGATAAAATCCTCTTCCTCATCTGGGTTGATCAATCGGATCAAGAGACGGTTTCCCGGTAAGGCCATGGCTATTTTTCCATAAGGAATGGATAGGTCTTTGCTCAGCTGCTTATGTTCGTCCAGTAGGATGATTTTGTGATAGTTCGGATCCTTGAAGTGGTGGTAGTTAGGATCCTCCGCTTTGTTTTTTTCGTAAATCCCAAGGGAAATATCCTTTACATATTCCAGTGCCATCAATTCACCATCCAATTTGAACAGATTACGATTGAAGGCTGACAGGGTGATTCTTCCCTTGGAGGGCATATTGTCAAGGGAGATAGATTGGCTCTCTAGGACTTTAAACTCATCGTGGTTGATTTTTACCCTTGATATTACTTCGCCCGTATTGATATCTAAAACAGTGATTTCATTGTCCAAAGAAGTGGTCAAATACAGCTTAGGATTGTTTTTTCCTTGCAAAGTGTATATGGGAGAGTAAACACCATTAGTGGATGGGTCAAGGGACCTATATAGAGCCCTTTCTGCTACAGGTGCAATTTCATAGGAGTTACTTTCCTGTTCATTGGAAATCTCGATAAGGTTGGTGCTTTTAAAATCTCTTTTCCCCATATATTTGCTTACTCCTGAAGGATTGGAAATAAAATAAAGGGAGGAAGGGTCATTGTTTTTGTAGAAATGGGCAAAAGGTCTCAAGCTGCCATAGAGGTGTATTTTTACACTGGATTTATAGGGTTGTCGCTTTTGCAAAACTAACTTTTGATCATAAAGCAATAGCTCTGTAGCCGTTAACGCCCATATATCCCCATTTTCCGAAAAACCAAGACAATTTAAGGATGCGGTGTATTTGTCAGGGGCATCGCCTTGCATGTTTTTGCTAATGAGAATTTCTCCTTTCTCATTTAGGATAGCGATTTCAGTTCCTTCGCTGCGTTTATGAATATAACCAAGATAAAGGCCTTCTTTTGGGGAGTGGTCTATGATCTCCACCGGCCAAAGTGAATTGATTTGGAACTCATCCACTTTTTCTAGAGAATATTGGGCAAATGTATGTTTAGAACAAGTAAGACTGAAGAGGAAACATATTTTGACGAAAAGTATTTTGATGATGACTTGGATCATGTTTTATTGGTTTAAAAGTTTAAGTAGAATGATTATCCGTTTTCACACCAGTAGCTTTATTTCTCACGGATTCCATGGATTTCCACTGATTTAATTAATTATGTCTTTGAAATATGTGTCATTTTTGAGAGAATGTTTTGAAGGGTAATACTTACTGGTGGAATAGCGGATATACAGATTAAGTAGTTTAAATAACAGTTGTTTATAGCTTTACTAATACAATACTTGGATTAGGTTCTTCGGCGTCAGCATAGGTGTATTCTGCTGCCTTGATATAATAAAAGATGTTGTTTTCGAGGTCAAGTGGTCTTATGATAACGTTTTCTCCTGCTTCATCCACAAAACCTTCTTTGATATTGATGCCTTTATCTTCATTTTTATTATAAAAATAGAGCATGCGCATCCCTTCACGATCGTACTCACAGGTCAAGAAGGAAGGAGAGTTGACCACGTTTTTGATGGCGATTTTTTTGATACCCTCTTCGCTTATATAGGGAGGTTCGAAATTTAACTTGAGGACAGGAATTAGCTTTTCATCCTTTATTTGATATAAACTGTCTCTCAAAATGCTTTCATTGATCAGTACAGGCAAATAGAAATAGTTTTCACCGTTGAATTGAGAGAGATAGTGTTTGTAGGGAAACATGGCTGCTGTTTCTTTGTCCAATTGCATATTTCTTATAGGAAGAGAATCATTGATTTCTAGATCAGGATCAAGCTTATAAAATGTGCGCTGATTGACATATTTGCCCCCTTTTTTGATGCCATCATTACCACCGATTAGGTATACTTGCTGTTCAATGATAGCGAGGTGATCTATAAAGAAGGGCATTGTTTTTTCCGATACGAATGTGTTGTCAAAAGAATATTCCAATAGTTTTCTGCCTGATGCAATGTATACCATTTCAGCTTTTCCATTAATGGCAATGGACGAAACATGTCTGTATTCACCAGGGCCGTTTCCTGATTTGCCAAGTCTGTAAAGAAATTTTCCTTCTTTGTTGAAAACAAGGATTTTTCCTGCCATATCCACCACAAAATATTTCTCCTTGGAAAATTTCACATCCTGAACCATGCTCAGAAAGGACTCTTCAGTGGTTTCCAGTTTAACAGTCTCCAAAGATTGGGCAATATCCTTCAGTGAGATATTCGGATCCCCTTTTTTGGGAATGTAAATGCTTGCCAGTTCAGTTGATTCGGAGCTAGAGCAGGCAAGACAAACCGATAGAAGAAGGCTAAGACTTGATTTTAAATAACGCAAGTGTTGCATTGTGATCTGAGGTTTTTCTTTTAAAAGCATACATATAGGAGCTTAGGTTAGTGAATTGGAGGTGATAGTATCCAGAGTCATTGAAATCATCAAATACACCAGCAGATGTTCCGGTTTTACTTAAGTATTGTTTATTGGCAGTCAAATCATAAAAAAGGATAAAGACCTGATTTTTATGGCTGAAGTGGGTTGTGGTGTACTTTCCAACAAGTCCCCGGTAACCTGAAAATATATCCTGGCCTTTTTTGCCAGGGGATAAGTTTTTGAATTGGAAGACGGGAGCCTGAAATCTGTCGGAAGAGGAATAGATGACATTGTCCTCGCCAATAGCCGAGTACAGTTCCCCTTTATTAATTGTCAATGTTGAAGGGTTGAATATATTGATGGAAGATGATTCATAGGATAAATCCAAATGCCGCTTTTCAAACTTCAGGTCTTTGGCATTATAGCTGTCCATAAAGTATGTTTTTTCTTCAAATTCATTTGATATGCCCGAAGTATAGACTTTTCCTTTGAAAAGGGCTAGGTTATTGATGGATTCTTGAATTGAGATGGATTGGAGAATTTTATCATTTGATATATCGTATATAACGATAGAATTACTATGAGCAATCAATAGCCTGTTTTCAAGCTCGTCAAAGGCTAAGTCTTTTATAAGGTGTTCATTGTTGCGATAGATTTCTTTTAGGAATCTGCCAGCTTTATCTAATTTGCAAATAGAATAGGCAAAGCCCTTTTTATTATATTCTCCTGGGCTGATAAAAAGGGATTTTTCGGTAATCACCATGCTTTGAATATTGTGATAATCCCTGTCCATACTGATAAGCTTCACCTCATCTGAAATACTTGAGGCATCAATCCTAGGTAAGTATTGGTGTTCGATGATAATGTCTTTTTTTACGTTATTGGGCAAAAAATAGAACCAAAGGAAAAGAAATAGAATATTCATGGTTATTGAGTTTGTTTTCAAAAAATCTCAGAAATATAGCTCCTTTTTTTGATTCAAAAGAATTCTATGTTTCTGGAAATTAGTTTAATAGCTATTAAACTAATAAAATAGTTTTTAAACTAAAAATTATTTTGGTTATTTTCGAAGAGTTTTCGCTACAATGGCAATTGTTTTGCATCAAAAGCTTAGTCTATAATTATTAAATGTATATGAATCATTCTAAGACCAACTTCAGCTGTTTTCTTTTAATCATCTTTTTTATGGTCAGCTGTGGAGGCAGTAAAGACCAACAAAAAGCAAAAGGCCCCAATGCCGAACTGGAACTGGAGGTAGTGGATTCACTGGTGGTGGATGAGCTGGAGCCTTTGCTTATGGATGACCATATGGCTGATCTGGGATATTATATGCTTAGAAACTATAAAAGCCGCCAGCCTCTTTTAGTGGATGAAAATGGTACTGTGATTCAAGAATATGATATTCTTAATGATGGTCCAAATGGAATTGGAAGTTACGGGGCTGGATATAGGTTGTTGAACGATACTGCTTGGCTAGCCCAAAATCTAATGACCGGTTATTATGTCTTTGACTATCAGGGAAACAGGATTAAAGAATTGCCAGCAGTGACCGAAGGGATCTTTTCCATTACCATCAATGCGACAAGAACTACTTTCCATCCCTACAGTAAAAATGGTGAGTTATATGTCCTTGGAGAGGAAAGAAATGCCTATAACCATAAGGAGATCAATGCCGAAAAACTAGGCGCAGATTTTTATAGCCAAGCGAAAACAATTTTTAACTATAATATTGAAGATGTAGAGAGTGAGCTAATTACTACCTATCCTGAGGAATGGGAGCCCAGGAAATCTGGCCGTTATGTGGGAGAGGCTTCTCCTCTGGTTACCATTAACAGGAAGAATAAGGAAATGGCTTTGCTGCCATCTGCAGGAAGTCAGCTTTTTATATATGATTATTCAGGAGAGGAACCGATTTTAAAAGATAGTGTCAAACTGAGTCATCGTTTCCGACCTGATTTAGCGCCTGATATAGATCTTGATGCTGAGCGTTGGTTGGATGATTATCCTTTCTTTATGGACTTGAGGGTCTTAGGTGATGGGTATTTGCTGGGCTTTTATACCAGGATACCTAAGGAGATCTTGAAGGAATTACGTGCCAAAAGCGAGCAATATTATCAGCTGCCTGAATTTCAGGAGGCTTCCAAACAATATGCCAAGCCATATTATATAGTGGTTAAAGATGGGAAACAAGTAGGGGTAATCAATGAGCTGCCAGTTCATGGTGGCATCAACTTTTCGGACGAAGAAGGATTTATCTATGTTAATGACAATCTTGATCCGGAAGTGGAGCGGGATTATAATGTTTTCTATAGACTAAAGGTAAAATAAGTAGCTTGTATTTGGTGTCAAGACCTAAGACATTAGATAATAGACTTACAAAAAAATATGGCTTTCACTGAATCAGCTCTTTATATTATCAGAAGATTTTTCTAATAACCAGGGTATTCAAAAGGGGATAGCTGATAGGGTTATTATTGAGGTTTGGATGTATTGAGATAGAGATGAGTAGACTCTATGCTTGTGTGATGTGGCTAGGTTAGTGTTAAAGCTATTTGTTTTGTATGTTGTGTTTTATGTTGTTTTATTGGTTTGTTTCAAGTCATGTTTTTTCATTATTTATGTGTTTTTGTGATTTTTAGGTTAAAAAATTAATTGTTTTTGAAAGTTTTTTCATTTTCTGATATTTATAAAAAATGTAATTTATTTGGTGATTTTTGAACTAGGCTATTGTTTGAATTGTCTGCAAACGGTTTCGGCTTGTCAATATTGAATAATTATCCAGAAATCACGAATATTGCCAAATTGTTAATAGGAATTATTTTTTGTTGCGGTATTTGTAATTATGAATCCTATTTTTTACGTTTGACTTACAATCACGTGATTAAGTAATTAATAGTACCTGCCCAAAATAATTAGCCTCAGAAAAATCCGACATCAAAATGATCATCGGGAGGTTTGACAAGTGTTAGTTATAACCCTTAAAATTTTAAAACCATGAGATTAATTATTGCATCATTAGTAGCATTGTGCATTTCAGGAAGTGCATTTGCTTATTCAGCAGGTCAAAAAGACCTAGAGAAAGAAAAAGACAAAAAATCAACGGTGGTCCTTGAGAAAACCGGGGACAAAAAGGTTCAGTTAAAGTTTTTGACGGAACCAAATGGAAAAATAATGGTAAGAATCAAAGATGCGAGAAATGCTTTGGTTTATAAAGAAATCATTAAAACCGATAAGGAATTTAAAAAGAGTTATGATCTTTCAGCTTTAGCGGAAGGTGATTATGAATTTGAAGTGTTTACCAGAGAAGAAGGTACCATTGATAATTTTGAAGTATCACTTGGTAAAGCAAAAGCAGCTGGTTCTAATTACTTCGCCAAAGTTAAAGTTATAGATGACGAAAATGTAGCTTTGTTGGTGAAAACGAAGGGAGAAAGTAAAAAGACCATCCGCATCCTAGACCAAGGACATGTGGTATTCGAAGATTCTTTTGAGGGCGAAAACTATGGGAAATTATTTAAGCTTAAGAAAGTAGAATCGCTTAAGGATCTTGTATTTGAAGTAAGAGGTGACGATGGTAATGGTAAGTTCCTTTCTGCTCTTTAATAGAATTAAACCAATATGATAAGGCTGCCCATTGGGTGGCCTTTTTTTGTGGTTTGCTTTTATAACTATTAAGGAATTAAGGGCCATTAAGGATTGGAGATGTTTGTTGGGGAAGGGTACTTCATGCTCTTTATTTCTTTATGTTTTTTTAATTATTAACCATTATGTAGTTAAGGTTCATTAAGAGAGTTGGGTTTGCATTTGGGCTGGGAAGAAAGCCTCATGCTATTATTTCTTTATGTCTTCATGGTTCAATTCATCCCCCCCGGGACAGGTGTTAAGGCGCTATATAAAATTGGAATTGGACTTGGATTTATAGTGATGCCAATTGGTTTTGTAATAAGCAGGAATTATCGCAACCGTTTTCGGTGTTTTTCCAATTAATATTGTGATAATATTAGTTATGATATTTTGTAAATAAATATAATTCTGCTTTTATGGTTTTTGTCGTATGAAAATTTTGGGTAAAGCGATTTGTCTATTCTCAATTTTGATTTTTTCAGGAATGTTGTGTGATTAATTTTTCGGCTAAATTATTATTAAATCGTTAAAACTATATTGTTTTGGTTGAATATTTTGCAATAATATTCTTGGTTTGTACCTTTGTAAGGTGATCAGAGATCATCAACAATCCCGCCCAAAATAGTTAGCCACTAGAATTAGCTAAAACCGCAGGTTGGTTAAGCTAGAAAGTTTAAGAAAAAGTAAAGCATCAAATAAAATTTCTAAAATTATGAGATTAATTATTGCATCCCTATTAGCGCTATGTATTTCAGTAAGTACATTTGCTAAATCCGACCTTGACGATAAAGTTGTCAAAATCGAAAAAATCGCTGATAAAAAAGTGGAGGTGAAATTCCTCGCAGTACCAAGCAGCAAAGTTTTGGTAAGAATCAAAGATGAAAACAGTTCAGTAGTATATAAAGACATTATTTCAAGTGAGAAGTTTTTCGCTAAGAAATATGATCTTACTGCATTGGCTGAAGGAGATTATAAAATTGAAGTGTTTACTCCTGAGCAAGGAACATTACAAAACATGGATGTATTTGTAGGAGCGAAAAAAGAGCAGGTTGATTATTTCACCAAAGTAAAAGTATTGGGTGATGATAATGTAGCTGTATTGGTTAAATCAACCGATGATGCTAAAAAAACAGTAAGGATTTTTGATAACGGAAATGTGATCTTTGAATCTTCTTACGAAGGTAGCAAGTTCGGAAAGGTCTTTAAGTTTGAAAAAGTAACTTCAATTGACAATTTGGTTTTTGAAGTAAGTAATGAAAATGGACAGGGTAAATATTTCTCTGCACTATAAATAAGATACTGAATTAAGAAAGGCGCTTTGAAAATCTCAAAGCGCCTTTTTTGTTTCTATATTTCTATAGTAGATGATCACCTTCTGGGTTTAGTTTTTAGAGATATAAAGTGCTTTTTCTAGATTGCCCATCATGGTGAGGTAGATGTTCCTGTTACCGTCCAAATTGTTCGGTTCAATTTCTATGATGCCATTACTGTTTCCGTCTACCGCCAAGCCAAGATCTATGTTTTCAAACAATCTATTGAGGTCAAAGTTAAGGTAAATATCTTGGTTGCCTTCCAGTTGCAGGTTCCCACCATCAGCAGCCGCAGTTAGCATTTCTTCAGTATCTGTATAGATATTCAAAAGCTGACCATTGACATTTCCCTGTATATTGATACTTTTTTCAAATAAGACATCTGTTTCCATCAGGGCATCATCTTGTTGGAATTGCAAAGTAATACCAGTATAGCTTCCAGCATCTAGGCTTAAGCTGCCCAGCGTTTCACTTTGTGGCAAAGCGCTTTGGATCAGGTTGAGGGAATAACTCATCGCTTGCTCTAGCGGTAACTGAACGCTTCCCGAGCTATTGGAATTGCCAATTATGGAAAGATTACCAAAGGAAAAATCGGCACTTGTGATACTTGCTCCGGAGATAAGGCCATTGTTTTCTTCTGAATTACTTTCGGTTACTGCCCGCGCTTTTACCGTGATATTGGCTTGAGGCATTTCATCAGAATCGTCGTTATTGCATGAGGATAAAAATCCTGTGGTTCCCAAGGCCAAAAGGGCCATGATTAAAGTATTCTTTTTCATAATAAATAGTTGGTTTAATTCTTCCTGAACTAGCCAATGTTTATGCCATAAATGTTGTTTTAGTTATTGTGCGGGTGATTTAGGTGCTAATGACTAGCTATAGTCAAAAATGCTTTTTAAAAGAGCTGTTTGCCTCGATGGTTTTTAGTGCTGATTTGGGCTGTAGGAATGGACTTGGAGTTATTGGTTTTTGTGACAGAATAGTACAGTCGATTGTCCGAAATAGAACAGCTTTATAGAAATGAGATTCAATGCGTTAATTTTTTAATGGGGAAATAATAAAAAAATATTTTTTTTCTGAGAATGTCGAGTGGAAAAACTATTACGGGGAATTAAATAGAAATGGTCAAAAAACTGTATCAAATACGAGCACAATGGCGGTAAGTTATGTCAATATGATACAGTTTCTTATGAATGGTCTCTGTGCCAAAGAAAGTAGAACACTTGTTTTTTAACAGTTTTTTTAATTTTAAAATTTACAATATACCAAATCTTAGAAGGTTGTTTTGGCATGGTACATAATTAGCAATGGAGGTGGTACAAACACAATAAAAACATTCAATTAATAAATATACCATCATGAAAGCTTTATTAACCTCCGTTTTTGTATTAGGATTGATTTTTATCGCACAAGCTTCGGCTGATCCAGATCCTGCCGCTAAAGAAAGTCTAATGGCTGTGACCAGCGTTGAAGCAAATGACGAAAAAGTCAGCGTTAGTTTTAAGGTACCAGTAGGTAAAGTAACCATTTCTATTTTGAATGAGCAGGATAAAATCTTAGCTCATAATAGGTACAATGCCAAGACACCAATGAATATTCCTTATGACCTGAGTGATTTGCCGGAAGGCTATTATTCTGTTAAGATCAAAACTAAGGAAGAAGTAGCTATTTATAGTGTAGAGACTAAAGAAAAGGAAAAAGTTTTTGAAAGACCCATAGTGGCTTTTGGAAAAGTTGTCGATAACCATACCATCAACCTCACGGTGCTGGGAATTGAAAAGCCAGGGACTCAGGTAGATATTTTTGATGAGAGCAATCAGGTAATTGCTACAGACAAAGTTAAGGTAAAGGATGGATTTGAGAGAGATTATCGTGTAAGCAACAGGAAGGTCGAGGGCTTGTATATAAGGATCAAGGATGCCCAAGGGAGAAAGAAATACATCTATTTCTAATCCCATATTTAGCATAGGTTTGGGCTGCAGGCTGTCCGTTAAGGACAGCCTTTTTAATATTCAAGCAGTTTTTTTAACTTTTCCTTAAACCTGTCTTGGGGCAGGAAGTTCTTTTCAAGATTGGAGGCAAAAGGTACTGGAGTATCCAGGCTGGCTTCCCGCATGACAGGGGCGTCGAGTTTTTCAAAGCAATATTCACTGATCCATGCAGCAATTTCAGCTCCTATTCCCCCAGTCAAACAATCTTCATGGAGTATGATTACTTTATTGGTTTTACTGACGGTGTCAGCTACTGCTTTTTTGTCCCAAGGCAATAAGGTACAAAGGTCAAGAATATCTGCTTCTATACCTGCTTCCTGAATAGCTGTTTTGGCCCAGTGAACTCCCATTCCATAAGTGATGATGCTCAGCTGTTCACCTTCGCTTACCAAATGGGCTTTGCCTATCTCAAGTGTATAATAGTCATCTGGTATTTCTTCACTGATGGACCTGTATAGTCCCTTATGCTCAAAAAACAAGCATGGATTAGGATCTTCAATGGCAGCGGCAAGCAAGCCTTTTGCTTGGTAGGGAGAGGAGGGATAAAGGATTTTGAGGCCAGGAGTATGGAAGAACCAGGCCTCGTTGGATTGGGAGTGAAATGGCCCAGCACCTACTCCAGCACCCGTTGGCAGGCGAATGACCACGTCAGCATGCTGGCCCCAGCGATAATGAAGCTTTGCTAAGTTATTGACAATTTGGTTGAATCCACAGCTGACAAAATCGGCAAATTGCATTTCGACTACCGATTTAAAGCCACCAATGGACAACCCGAGAGCCGTACCGACAATACCGCTTTCACAGAGGGGGGTATTCCGTACCCTTTCCGGTCCGAATTTCTGTAAAAAACCATCCGTAACTTTAAATACCCCTCCATAAGTGGCTATATCTTGACCCATTAGGATCAATTCCGGATAGCGTTGCATACTTAGTTCTAAGCCGTCTTTAATTGCATCAACCAGCCTTTTTTCACTTTTTTTGTTTGAAGTTGCCTTACTTAGGTGAAAGCTGAAAGGCGCATAGGTGTCTTTTAGTTCTTCTTGGCTATTGGCCTTGGGTGCAGGACTTGCAAAAGCTTTGTCAAGCCCTGCATCTATCTTATCTTGGATTTCTTGGAGGATGGACTGTTTTGATTTTTCATCCAGAATACCTTCAGCAACTAGAAATTCCTCAAAGTTTTTGATTGGATCTTTTTTAGCACCTTCTTCAAAATAATCATTTGGGACATATTTTGTTCCCGAAGCTTCTTCATGCCCGCGCATTCTGTAAGTACAGGCTTCAACTATAAAGGGCCTTGGATTTTCTCTGATGTCATTTGCGATTTCATTAAGGCTATGGTAAAGCGCTAGGATATTGTTCCCATCCACTTTAACGGCCTCCATGCCGTAACCGGGACCCTTATCGATAAACTGTTCGCACCGGAACTGTTCATGGCTTGGGGTAGAAAGTCCGTACCCATTATTTTCGATCAGAAAAATCACCGGTAATTGCCATACTGCAGCAATATTCAGGGCTTCGTGAAAGTCTCCTTCAGAGCTAGCACCATCACCGGTGAACGCTAAGGTGGCTTTATTTTCTTTTTTAAGTTTGTGTGACAGCGCTATGCCATCGGCCAAAGCCATTTGGGGGCCCAAATGTGAGATCATTCCTACAATATGATGCTCCAATGAACCAAAATGAAATGAGCGGTCCCTGCCTTTGGTATAGCCATTGGTTTTACCTTGGAATTGGGCAAAGAGCCTATCTAAAGGAATTCTCCTACCTGTAAATACACCTAGATTCCTATGCATGGGTAGCAAGAATTCGTCAGGTTCCATGGCCATTACAGCAGCTGTAGAAATAGCTTCCTGACCCCAGCCGCTAAACCATTTGCTGATTTTTCCTTGACGTAATAGGATCAACATTTTTTCTTCGATTTTTCTGGGGACTAAAAGTTCTTGATAAAAAAACAATAACGTTTCATTGCTCAGGCTTTTGCGATCAAAAAACATCAAGGAATTGGCTTTATTCATGGTATATTGAAACTTATTCAAAGCAAATTACTGTAAGTTATATTGAAAACAAAGCATGAGATAAGGTCAAGAAAAAAGAGGCTGTTGTGATAGAAGCAAATTTTCAGAACTTCAAGTAGGCCAAATCAGTTTAAAGAGTATGTCGGAAATTTTAATAAAAAATATGGTTTGTCCTCGCTGTATCATGGCAGTGGAAAAGATTTTTAAAGAGCAAGGGATTCAAGTGGACAAGGTTGAGTTGGGCAAGGTGAGTGTTCAGGAGTCCGTGGATAAGGCAACCGAAGAGCTACTTGAAGAGGCATTGCAGGAGATGGGTTTTGAGCTCTTGAGGGAAAAGCAAGTGCAAACAGTGGAGCGGATCAAGAATGCTTTGCATGCGATGATGCAGCAAGAGGAATTAGGTACGGAATTAAACCTTTCTGAATATATCAAGACGGTTATTCCGGAAGATTATAGTGCGTTAAGCCATTTGTTCAGTACCACTGAGGGGATAACGATCGAGAAATATTTTATCCATTTGAAGATAGAGAAAACAAAAGAACTGCTTTGTTATCAGGAATTGCAGTTGAGTGAAATAGCCTGGAGACTAGGTTACAGTAGTGTACAGCACCTCTCAAGCCAGTTCAAAAAAGTAGTAGGCATGACACCTTCTGCCTATAAAAGATTAAAAGATAAGCCCCGGGCGAGCTTGGACCAGGTGAAATAAAAAGGAGCGATGAAATTTTCCATCGCTCCTTTTTATGTTTTAGAATAGCCTTAGACCTAGTGATAAAATAAGTTGGTTTTGCCTTTGGTCCGTTTCCAAGCCAGCAATGCTCTCAGCTTGTTTACTGAGCGAGCCCTCGTACTTCAAATCAATGATCATATTGGCAATATCCAATCCTATACCTGCCTGGTAGCCAAGTGTGGATTTTTTATAGTCTGGCATGGGGTCAGATTGGAGCTCTTCCGAAAATTTGGAGTTGAGCAAAAAGCTGCCAACTGGGCCTCCTTGTATCCTGAATATATTTCCTAATTTAAAACCTAACATGACAGGCACGTCCAGTCGGTTAAAGCTGGCCTCGAACTTTTGCTCGTCAGGGCCATCCGTCTTGGTGATCTCACCTCCGGTGTTGACATACAGGACTTCAGGTTGTAG is from Echinicola marina and encodes:
- a CDS encoding 6-bladed beta-propeller; translation: MLLKEKPQITMQHLRYLKSSLSLLLSVCLACSSSESTELASIYIPKKGDPNISLKDIAQSLETVKLETTEESFLSMVQDVKFSKEKYFVVDMAGKILVFNKEGKFLYRLGKSGNGPGEYRHVSSIAINGKAEMVYIASGRKLLEYSFDNTFVSEKTMPFFIDHLAIIEQQVYLIGGNDGIKKGGKYVNQRTFYKLDPDLEINDSLPIRNMQLDKETAAMFPYKHYLSQFNGENYFYLPVLINESILRDSLYQIKDEKLIPVLKLNFEPPYISEEGIKKIAIKNVVNSPSFLTCEYDREGMRMLYFYNKNEDKGINIKEGFVDEAGENVIIRPLDLENNIFYYIKAAEYTYADAEEPNPSIVLVKL
- a CDS encoding DUF3244 domain-containing protein, producing MRLIIASLLALCISVSTFAKSDLDDKVVKIEKIADKKVEVKFLAVPSSKVLVRIKDENSSVVYKDIISSEKFFAKKYDLTALAEGDYKIEVFTPEQGTLQNMDVFVGAKKEQVDYFTKVKVLGDDNVAVLVKSTDDAKKTVRIFDNGNVIFESSYEGSKFGKVFKFEKVTSIDNLVFEVSNENGQGKYFSAL
- a CDS encoding DUF3244 domain-containing protein; translation: MKALLTSVFVLGLIFIAQASADPDPAAKESLMAVTSVEANDEKVSVSFKVPVGKVTISILNEQDKILAHNRYNAKTPMNIPYDLSDLPEGYYSVKIKTKEEVAIYSVETKEKEKVFERPIVAFGKVVDNHTINLTVLGIEKPGTQVDIFDESNQVIATDKVKVKDGFERDYRVSNRKVEGLYIRIKDAQGRKKYIYF
- a CDS encoding alpha-ketoacid dehydrogenase subunit alpha/beta; this translates as MNKANSLMFFDRKSLSNETLLFFYQELLVPRKIEEKMLILLRQGKISKWFSGWGQEAISTAAVMAMEPDEFLLPMHRNLGVFTGRRIPLDRLFAQFQGKTNGYTKGRDRSFHFGSLEHHIVGMISHLGPQMALADGIALSHKLKKENKATLAFTGDGASSEGDFHEALNIAAVWQLPVIFLIENNGYGLSTPSHEQFRCEQFIDKGPGYGMEAVKVDGNNILALYHSLNEIANDIRENPRPFIVEACTYRMRGHEEASGTKYVPNDYFEEGAKKDPIKNFEEFLVAEGILDEKSKQSILQEIQDKIDAGLDKAFASPAPKANSQEELKDTYAPFSFHLSKATSNKKSEKRLVDAIKDGLELSMQRYPELILMGQDIATYGGVFKVTDGFLQKFGPERVRNTPLCESGIVGTALGLSIGGFKSVVEMQFADFVSCGFNQIVNNLAKLHYRWGQHADVVIRLPTGAGVGAGPFHSQSNEAWFFHTPGLKILYPSSPYQAKGLLAAAIEDPNPCLFFEHKGLYRSISEEIPDDYYTLEIGKAHLVSEGEQLSIITYGMGVHWAKTAIQEAGIEADILDLCTLLPWDKKAVADTVSKTNKVIILHEDCLTGGIGAEIAAWISEYCFEKLDAPVMREASLDTPVPFASNLEKNFLPQDRFKEKLKKLLEY
- a CDS encoding helix-turn-helix domain-containing protein, producing the protein MSEILIKNMVCPRCIMAVEKIFKEQGIQVDKVELGKVSVQESVDKATEELLEEALQEMGFELLREKQVQTVERIKNALHAMMQQEELGTELNLSEYIKTVIPEDYSALSHLFSTTEGITIEKYFIHLKIEKTKELLCYQELQLSEIAWRLGYSSVQHLSSQFKKVVGMTPSAYKRLKDKPRASLDQVK
- a CDS encoding porin family protein, whose product is MKKLLALFAFSFLALCTQVKAQDFSIGPKLGISQGNISVSNGEYESGSSKLGYHIGAFARMGGNALYLQPEVLYVNTGGEITKTDGPDEQKFEASFNRLDVPVMLGFKLGNIFRIQGGPVGSFLLNSKFSEELQSDPMPDYKKSTLGYQAGIGLDIANMIIDLKYEGSLSKQAESIAGLETDQRQNQLILSLGLRLF